A stretch of the Bacillus anthracis str. Vollum genome encodes the following:
- a CDS encoding DUF3916 domain-containing protein codes for MHEKKIRGMKRKTNAMIKRIEEHTKMFPSTFYNDEYWYMPLPVSQDFIESHKTPRKVKRLCIQTLIDRVNHLIKIQPSDTHTYRVVALISIENLWRSQIIVFKNDDYFHNFFNRNNEFQKWILLSNEIDFWETWGISIFPTPQLLRFQEVIYDEDTIDEKEIWFIGELS; via the coding sequence ATGCATGAAAAGAAAATACGTGGGATGAAACGAAAAACAAACGCTATGATAAAACGAATTGAGGAACATACAAAAATGTTCCCTTCTACTTTCTATAACGATGAATATTGGTATATGCCTTTACCCGTTTCGCAAGATTTTATCGAGTCCCATAAAACACCTAGAAAAGTAAAACGATTATGTATACAAACCTTAATAGATCGAGTAAATCATTTAATAAAAATACAACCGAGTGATACACATACATATCGAGTTGTTGCTTTAATTTCTATAGAGAATCTATGGAGATCGCAAATTATCGTATTCAAAAACGATGACTACTTTCATAACTTTTTCAATAGAAATAATGAATTTCAAAAATGGATTCTTCTTTCGAATGAAATTGATTTTTGGGAAACATGGGGAATTTCAATTTTTCCTACTCCTCAATTGTTGCGCTTTCAAGAAGTCATTTATGATGAGGATACAATCGATGAAAAAGAGATTTGGTTTATTGGAGAGTTATCTTAA
- a CDS encoding YdcF family protein, giving the protein MVIPKYPDVPTLTKKQIDQITEITFLKEITPQKCDVIFVFGGSHPGNWQAPLETYRQGLGNRIIVTGGTSLHGMKHPSWNYGDLSEAEVIVNKLMENGVPKGAILFEKNSLHSIANVIEAKKIFDFTKINRLLFVCKNLGAGRQYRVLKKHLPKTITCIPYTFDTSFDGEFIMNRYNWMENEKSRSMIFGEYLRNVCYGRKGGIEPPEKEVHGLEEYVSYYYNLA; this is encoded by the coding sequence ATGGTAATACCTAAATATCCTGATGTCCCTACTCTTACGAAAAAACAAATCGATCAAATTACAGAAATCACTTTTCTAAAAGAAATAACACCACAAAAATGTGATGTCATTTTCGTTTTCGGCGGTTCTCACCCCGGCAATTGGCAAGCTCCTCTAGAAACTTATCGACAAGGTTTAGGAAATCGAATTATCGTTACAGGTGGTACTAGTTTACATGGCATGAAACATCCAAGCTGGAATTACGGGGATTTGTCAGAAGCAGAAGTAATTGTAAATAAATTAATGGAAAATGGCGTACCAAAAGGTGCTATCCTATTCGAGAAAAACTCCCTCCATTCTATCGCTAATGTAATAGAAGCGAAAAAGATTTTTGATTTCACAAAGATTAATCGGCTACTATTCGTATGCAAAAACTTAGGCGCTGGTCGGCAATATAGAGTCTTAAAAAAACATTTACCTAAAACTATTACTTGTATCCCATATACATTTGATACAAGTTTCGATGGTGAGTTTATAATGAATAGATATAATTGGATGGAAAATGAGAAAAGCCGCTCTATGATTTTTGGAGAATACTTGAGAAATGTTTGCTACGGTAGAAAAGGTGGTATTGAGCCACCTGAAAAAGAGGTTCATGGTCTAGAAGAATATGTTTCCTATTACTATAATCTAGCATAA
- a CDS encoding glycerophosphodiester phosphodiesterase, which yields MRKIISVLVIFFMTGSIFAGGAVHAKAEGKHEWNKNKFLNIAHRGASGHAPEHTFASYDLVKKMKADYLELDIQLTKDGQLIAMHDTAVDRTTNGTGEVRDKTLSEIKSLDAGSWFNKAYPEKAKQEYVGQKVPTLEEIFQKYGRSMKYYIETKSPDVYPGMEEKLLALLEKYNLIGQNMSSSRVMIQSFSKDSLKKIHSINKNIPLVQLLWYYPNENNEIVEWSGITHEPKRVTNDDFQEIKKYAVGIGPNLRNDNGDLIINESYMKMARQNGLLIHPYTINEKPDMRLLMKWGATGMFTNYPDRLHTVLKEK from the coding sequence ATGAGAAAAATTATTAGCGTATTAGTTATTTTCTTTATGACGGGAAGTATTTTTGCTGGGGGAGCTGTTCATGCGAAAGCAGAAGGAAAGCATGAGTGGAATAAGAATAAGTTTTTAAATATTGCACATCGCGGAGCAAGTGGACATGCACCTGAGCATACTTTTGCTTCTTATGATTTAGTGAAAAAAATGAAAGCGGATTATTTGGAGTTAGATATTCAATTAACTAAGGATGGCCAATTAATTGCAATGCATGATACAGCAGTTGATCGTACGACAAATGGAACAGGCGAAGTACGAGATAAAACGTTAAGCGAAATAAAGAGTTTAGATGCAGGATCGTGGTTCAATAAAGCGTATCCAGAAAAGGCTAAGCAAGAGTATGTTGGTCAAAAAGTTCCGACTCTTGAAGAAATTTTCCAAAAGTACGGAAGAAGCATGAAGTATTACATTGAAACAAAATCACCAGATGTGTATCCAGGAATGGAAGAGAAATTATTAGCTTTATTAGAAAAATATAATTTAATAGGTCAAAACATGTCTTCTAGCCGTGTGATGATTCAATCATTTAGTAAAGATAGTTTAAAAAAGATTCATAGTATAAATAAAAATATTCCGTTAGTTCAATTGCTTTGGTATTATCCAAATGAAAACAATGAGATTGTTGAATGGTCTGGCATTACACATGAGCCGAAACGTGTAACGAATGATGATTTTCAAGAAATTAAAAAGTATGCAGTCGGTATTGGACCAAACTTACGTAATGATAACGGAGATTTAATTATCAATGAGTCATATATGAAAATGGCTAGGCAAAATGGTCTGTTAATTCATCCTTATACAATTAATGAGAAACCAGATATGAGATTGTTAATGAAATGGGGCGCTACAGGAATGTTTACAAATTATCCGGATCGATTACATACTGTGTTAAAAGAAAAATAA